In Candidatus Bipolaricaulota bacterium, the genomic stretch ACGGTGATGTCGGTGTAATGCTCCACCCGCCCCCCGGCGTAGCGCCCGGAGCGGATCGGCTGGCTCCAGTGGTTGAGCCAGCGCTCCTCCCGTCCCGGGCCGGGCAGCACGTGACACTCGAAGTGCTGGACATAGGTGTTGTCCTCATACGAAGATAGGACCTTCTCGGCAAAGCCGTCCGGATCCTCAAATATGTCCTTGATCCGGGTGCGGATCAGCTCCCGCTTGTCCCTGCCGAGCACCTCCTCCCGCCGCAGGCCGAAGTAGCGCTCCAAGGCACGGTTTATCCAGACGACCTTGAAGTCAGAATCGAGGATGAAGACCCCCACCGAGGAGCTGTCCAGCACGTCCTCGATCAGCGAGCGATACTTCGCCTCGCTCTCCTTTAACTTCTCCTCCGCATGCATCAGATCGGTGATATCGAGGAGCTGGGCGATCGTCCTCACCCGCCCTGTGGAATCACGGATAACGGTGGAGCTGATTCCCACCCGTCTCTTTTCCCCGTCCTTCCGCACCACATTGAACTCGTAGCGGGACGGGACCTTCTCCCCGCGCTGGCGGCGGCGGTAGCGCTCGGTGGCAAGGTCGCGGGATTCTTCATCGAGAAACTCGCGAAAATCGTGGCCAAGGATCTCCTCGCAACCGCGACCGAGGATGCGGCAGAGCTCATCGTTCACATAGATAAAACGATATGCCTCGTCGATAACGAGGATCCCGGCGTGCGAGTTCTCGACGATTGATCGGTAGAGCTCCTCCGACTCGCGCCGCGCCTCATCCGCCTCGATGGCGTGGAGGGCGAACGAGACATCCCGGGCGAGCCCGCGAAGGAGCTCCTGCTCCTCCCTTATCGCGGCGTACTCCCGCGGAACGCTCACCGAGACCACCCCGTAGACCTTTCCTCCGTATTCCAACCGAGCGGTCAATTCCCGCTGCTCAGAGGCCTTCCCCAGAAGCGGACAGTCGTTGCACTCGGATGCCGGATTCCCGATCATCACCACGCCCGACCGTTCGCGCGCACGGCGGACGCACTCCGGTAGTTCCCCGTTTCTTAGCATCTTTTCGAGAGAAGCAGCCTCGTCGTCCAAACCGGCATGGAAGAACGCGGTCAAGCCTCCGTTCCCATCGAGGAGCGCGATCCAGGCGCTGTGGTAGCCCCGGGTCTCGATGAGCAGTTCACAGGTTCCCTGCAGCAGGCGGGCGCGGTCCTTCTCCTGGGTGATAAGCTGGTTGACGGCGCGGATGGCGCGGAGCGTTTGATTCAAGTGCGCAAGCTGATCCCGTATCCGTATCTCATCGGTGATCTCGGTGGCAAACCCGGAGATCCCGATGATCCTCCCGGATTTATCCCGCAGCGGGACCTTGGTGGATACGAACACCCGCTCCTTCCCGCCGATGGTCAATCGGTCCGCACTGCTCAGCGGCCTTTCCGTCTCAACGACCGTCGCATCCCCGGCCCGCAGCCGGGCTGCCTCTTCCTTCGGGAAGAGTTCCTCATCCCTCTTTCCGATGATCTCTTTCAGCGGGAGGTTGACCAGACGGGAGAACGCAGGGTTGGCCAGGACGTAGCGGCCATCCAGGTCCTTGGCGAATATGATCCCTTCCGCGGCCTCGAGCACGGCTTGCAATAGATCCCCGGATCCCCTCAACTCCGCCATCTCCCGTAAGCGTTCCGCCTCATCCGAGGATCGATCGTTCGTTGCTTCGTGCACTGCCATGTTCTCTCCTCGTTGACTTGCTGTGCCGCGGCCGAGCGTTTACTTACATAGCATTTTAACATATTTAGGGCATGAATTCAAGAAGCAGCGTCCTTATCAGGATTTTCTTTAAGCTAGCAATTGATGTTTCAGCTTGCCATACGAAGGAGCGGGGAGTCGCCTTCCCCCTTAAACCGCTCCTTGATGGCGAGGATCTCATCCGTTACAGCAAAGAAGGCATCGACCACCGCCGGATCGAAGTGAGTTCCCCGTCCTTCCCGGATGATCGAAAACGACTTTTCAAGCGGGAACGGCTCCTTGTACGGCCGCTTTGAAGTGAGGGCGTCGAACACATCGGCGATCGCGGTGATCCGCCCGGCGATCGGGATGTCCTCGCCGGTTAACCCGTTGGGATAGCCGCTCCCATCCCATTTCTCGTGGTGGGTGAGGGCGATCACCTCGGCCAGCTTGATGAATCCGGCCTCGGAACCGGACAGGATCTTTCCTCCGATCAGGGTGTGCTGTTTCATCACCTTCCATTCATCCGGATCGAGCTTTCCCGGCTTGAGCAGGATGCGGTCGGGGATCCCGATCTTGCCGACGTCATGCATTGGAGCAGCATAGAGGATCGATTCCGCTTCGTCTTCGGGAAGGCCGAGCTCGCGGGCGACGGTGGCGGCGTAGTGACTCATCCGCATGATGTGGGTTCCGGTATCCTCGTCCTTGTATTCAGCGGCGCGGGCGAGACGATAGATCGTCTCCAGTGAGGATTCCTTGACCTTCTCG encodes the following:
- a CDS encoding PAS domain S-box protein — encoded protein: MAELRGSGDLLQAVLEAAEGIIFAKDLDGRYVLANPAFSRLVNLPLKEIIGKRDEELFPKEEAARLRAGDATVVETERPLSSADRLTIGGKERVFVSTKVPLRDKSGRIIGISGFATEITDEIRIRDQLAHLNQTLRAIRAVNQLITQEKDRARLLQGTCELLIETRGYHSAWIALLDGNGGLTAFFHAGLDDEAASLEKMLRNGELPECVRRARERSGVVMIGNPASECNDCPLLGKASEQRELTARLEYGGKVYGVVSVSVPREYAAIREEQELLRGLARDVSFALHAIEADEARRESEELYRSIVENSHAGILVIDEAYRFIYVNDELCRILGRGCEEILGHDFREFLDEESRDLATERYRRRQRGEKVPSRYEFNVVRKDGEKRRVGISSTVIRDSTGRVRTIAQLLDITDLMHAEEKLKESEAKYRSLIEDVLDSSSVGVFILDSDFKVVWINRALERYFGLRREEVLGRDKRELIRTRIKDIFEDPDGFAEKVLSSYEDNTYVQHFECHVLPGPGREERWLNHWSQPIRSGRYAGGRVEHYTDITVRKRLEASLQESEEQFRFVAESAADAIIIGDGEGKVVFWNKAAQEIFGYTAEEIVGRSIALLMPERFRKNFLERMEQLRKTGEVPGTIGRMIQTGLRKDGSEFPAEISYAVWKDGDEMFSTAIIRDITERMAAEKALKDSYEKLERTLEGIVEALGAAIELRDPYTAGHQRRVAELAVAIAEEMGLPTEKVEATRYAALVHDIGKLAVPAEILAKPAALTDTEFALIKFHPQQAYDILKEIDFPWPLAEIVLQHHERLDGSGYPNGLKGDEILLEARIIAVADVVEAMSSHRPYRPALGIEAACDEIKAKRGRLYDPDVVDACVSLFEKGFSFA
- a CDS encoding HD domain-containing protein, which gives rise to VMVTALHDVEDRVKALEAGADDFLTKPVDKTVLRARVQSLLKVKAYNDHMRNYQQELEAEVAKRTEELQQAFEKVKESSLETIYRLARAAEYKDEDTGTHIMRMSHYAATVARELGLPEDEAESILYAAPMHDVGKIGIPDRILLKPGKLDPDEWKVMKQHTLIGGKILSGSEAGFIKLAEVIALTHHEKWDGSGYPNGLTGEDIPIAGRITAIADVFDALTSKRPYKEPFPLEKSFSIIREGRGTHFDPAVVDAFFAVTDEILAIKERFKGEGDSPLLRMAS